The following is a genomic window from Fusarium verticillioides 7600 chromosome 5, whole genome shotgun sequence.
AATCGCAAGGCCTAGGCAGCCTCTGCACTACGGCTCATCATACGGTCCAGGTAACTTCTTGGGTTGGAATATATCGTGACCAGGGACGGCACATGATCGCATAAACCAATGTTGGCGCTTTGGAGTTTTTCGATGCAAAATTATGAGGCAGTGGCcctgagaagatggcgactATCGTATTGGACGAACTGGCTTCGGCTACTAACAGTGGCAGATGTTCATTGGTTTATGGTGACCAGCATCAGCACCGAGGTGAAAAGGGTGACGAAAAAGACTCCAGGCAGATGGAATCTCAAGCTGGGTCTTGCAGAGGCGAAGTCCCCTTGAAACGAAACAGTTATGTTTATTGTCCCGCAGCAGTTTCAATTGGAGTCATGTCGGCGATCTACGTAGTTATTATCAAAACTGTTTAGAACCAAACCAGTGCCTTGGCGCTGTCAATGAAACCTTCAACGGCTCAGCCACCATATCTTGACCATGCGGGAATGGGGACAGATTAAGAACAAAACACTAATGATTTTCCATAATATCAATATTCCCTTGTGAGTTGTAAAAGGTACGAAATTGCTTGGTAATGCCTCATCGATGTATTGAGTGACCTGGTTCATCATAATCCTCTCCCCGATTTCTAGGTCCGGCGGACAAGGATGAATGCTCAGCCTCAGTGGGCAGTTGGGGATTCGCATTCGCAGTTTAGACTATACAtatgtaggtacctagtaggTAGCCATAGCCTCAATGGCTGACGAGTAGTAATCGCTGGATGGCGGATAGAGGGTCACCGACAAGACGAGAGACCCAAGAGACCCTTGAGCTGGGTTTGTATATTTCTGGAAACTTACCCATTGTTCCTTTTCCGTGCTTGGTTCGAATGAATGAACACCCGCCACTTGCGTACGCAGTCATCTAACGATTCTAGGTAGATCCGATACTGCCGGGGGTTCAGTTTTAGGACCTTCATACATAAGCCGAATGAATTCCCTCTCGGTCAGCAATTGAAACCTGAACTTGAATGATTCATTCTGTCAAAATCAACGTCTAGGCTAGTTGCCACATCAGCTGGCGATCTCAATAAGCGAGGCTGTTTTTTTGTTTACTCATTTCTCTTGAGCCTGTTCAACAAAAAAGATCAAGCTTTTTCAGGCCCAAAAACCTGCCGGGGTACCTACGTCACGTCACGTTCGTACCCGTTCACTGAAGGACCCGTGCCCAAATCCACCAAAACCGCAAAAGTCCACTGGCGCCACTAAGCTCTGGCGCTCGGCCCCGGCCCATATTGTCCAATCCACGTTGATCTTAAGGCCAAGACAAACTAAAGCTCAGTCGAGTagcttcatctcatcatttctcaccaccagcaccagccttTTATTAGTGCTTTTTGctcctctcatcatcaccatccatcCCCCGCCATTGCTTCCTTGTTCGAGTATAATTGAGCGTCATGTCCTACGATCAGTACAATCAGAACCCTTACCAGCAGGGCTCGGCTCAGGATAACTCCTATGGCTATGGCCAGGTACGCGCAGCCTTGTTGTCCCCTGTCCCTCATGAACTGACCACAATCATGCTGACCCGAATGCTTCGAACTACAGGCCAATCCTTATGCGCAAGAAGCGCCAGCCCATAGTAACGACCAGTATGAGATGCAGGATTATTCGCAACAGGCTACAGCTACTAGCTCGAGTCTTTCTCAGCAAGAATTCCTGAACCGCGTGCAGAAACTCCGCGATGAAATCAAGGGTCTGACCAACGACGTCGATTACATCGGCCAGCTCCACCAACGCACCCTCAGCAGTACCGATGGGTCCGCCAACCATGACCTCGAGCAGTATGTTTCTCAGACCCAGATCCGAAACACCGCTATCAAGGACGGCATCAAGGGACTCGAGCGCGATCTCGCAAAGACCAACGACAGCTCCCGTACCACAAAGAACACCCAGCTGCAGTCCCTCAAGACCTTCTTTAAGTCAGAGCTCGACAAGTACCAGAGCATCGAGCGGGATTACCAGCAGCGCTATCGCGATCAGATTGCCCGTCAATACCGTATCGTCAACCCCGATGCTTCCGAGCAAGAGGTGCAGGAAGCCGCCAACGCCGACTGGGGCAACGAGGGTGTGTTCCAGACTGCTGTAAGCAATCCCCCCCAGCTACTTTCTCGGGCAGCATGACTAATGAGATACTCAGCTACGAACAAATCGTACCGGTCATGCAAGCTCCGTACTCGGTAATGTTCGTGCTCGTCACAGTGAACTTCAGCGCATTGAGCAAACTCTTTCCgagcttgccatcctctACCAGGAGCTCGCCACCATTGTTGAGCAGCAAGAGCCGGTCATCCAGGCCGCTGAAACTAATGCTATCAACACCGTCGATCACATGGAGAAGGGCAACGAGCAAGTCGAGGTGGCCAAGAAGCACGCCGCCAACCGTCGCAAGCTCAAGTGGTGGTGTGCCCTCGTTGTCctactcatcatcatcgctatTGCCGTGGgtgtcggtgtcggtgtTTCTGTGGCGAACAACAAGTAGAGCAgaggctcatcatctcaaactccatTGCCGATGTTATGATGCTGACGCTGATGCTCtgcttgtttttgtttctcgttTTCCCCTTCATAGATATCTCGACGACGCATTTGAGTTCCCATTCTTCCGTTTTTACCCACAAGACCAGAGGATACGACACGTCTTTAATCCGTATACCACCTCCCGTATTTaatcattcttcttccctttgGCGCCGAAGCGTTAGGGGCCTTGTTGTTGCGGTCGTGGAGGAGAGGGTGGAGCTCACCCTGACTGTTAATGAGAAACCCGGATTCATGTGAGCTTTTATCCTCGGATGGTATTTTtgctctttttttttttctttttttttttttttttgtctaCTGGCGTTCTATCTTTTTTGCTCCTCTTGTAATATCACTGGTCCGTCCTCAAATTACAAGAGGAGAGGCAGACAGATGAGGAGCATCGCCGTTATTGTACATATGTATGTTGAAACACGATCCAGAAAACGTCATTGAGTCATTGAGGCTACTGGAGTAGAGATTCATGGTATTAATGTCATGCCTTTAAAGGCTGTTCAATCATATCGGTCTACATAGTGATTTTGAGTACCATATTCATCAAGTCATCGGACAGGGCGTgacgaaaaaaaaaatacgACTCatttttcttcctcccatgTACCAGTGCAAATGATGTCCAAGCCTGCTGAGTACCTGCCCTGCGTTCACCTCGAAAATTTCCGATATGCTTAAGAAAAACATAAGAGAAGCACTTATTATATACAGGTACAATTGGGCTCAGTTGTGTGCATTATAGTTCCCAACTGCAGAGCATTGGACCTTACTTGCTGGTGAGGAAGCAGCTGCGTAAGCTCCCTCGGTGGACAGAGTGTGGTTGGTTATGTCCCGCGTCCCATCCTAAATCAACGCCATCCTTTTTCTCGTCTGCTCCTAATTCGTACACTTTACACGCCTTGGCCATTCATTGATTGGTGTTTATTTCTCGTACAACATTTATTGGGGACCCATACGAAGGCCACCAGGCCCAGCGCCACCCGCCAACTTGGCTGCCAACTTTGGGTACTTCTCTGTGACTTGAACTTGTGTTCTGGTTGCCTCGGCGTATGACAAGGCATTGacaatctcagcctcagttCGAGCGAGCTCGGCCGCGCGCTCGAAATACTTAAGAGCAGCAGGAACGTTGTTCtgttgaaggaggagctgggcCATGGTAGCGACGGCAATATCGCACTCCGGGTCGACTAGGTTATTGTTAGGACAATAATTGGCTGCATTGTGTAGGAGAATACTTACTGATAAGGGCCTTCTGGCAAAGGGCCTCGGCTTCCTTAAAGTCTTGCTTCCACTGGAACAGGGCCAGTGCTTTGTTAATCAAGGGCAAAACGTTCATTGACATGGGCTTAGTCTGcttttccatctccataGCCGTGTCGAACTtttcaacagcttcagagAAGTTACCCTGATCGAGGAGCAATTCTCCATAGTAGTTGTAGACGTCAGGTACTTTAGGGAAGTTCTTAATGCATCGTCGGAAAGTAGCCATGGACGAAGCGATTGAGCCCATCTTGTACTGGGTGACACCGAGTTGGATatgggagaagatgaagtccttgtcaaggtcaatcGACTTCTGGTAATCTTTCTGGGCATCGGCAAGGTCTCCTTTGATGAAATGGGCCTGAGCGCGGTGGTAGTAGACGTCGGGGTCGTTCTTATCCTGCTCGAGAGCCTTGGCAAACTcagcctcggccttgtcAGGCTCGCCCAGCTCCAGGCTGATGCTGGCACGCTTGATATAGCTCTGTGTCATGGTGGGGTCGAGCTCGATGCTCTTGTCGAAATCCTGCGTTGCTTCGGCATGGTTACCTAGCAAGGTCCGGAATGTACCTCTCATGTTATAAGCAAGCGCTTCGTGCTCACCCAGGTCACCGAGCTCTAGAGCCTTCTCGAAAGCCTGGCGAGCCTCTTCATAGCCATCGccagtcttcttctccaaagcTTGGAGTCCAATCTGCACTTGTCCCTTACCAGTATCAGGGTCCAATTCTTCCGAGTCCTCAAGGCCTTCGGGGCGAGGCTTAGGGCGGAAGCTTTGAAGGTAGTTGCCGACAAAGATGGGGCTGGGCAGCTTAGGTGGTCGGGacgccatcatctccttggccttttgcTCGGCGAAAGTCTTGAGAAGTCTCTCGACAGCCTGGGCCGTAGACTCGCTCTTGAAGTTGTCAATGATACATGAGGCCGTGAAATCGAGGAGGGCCTCGGAGTACTTCTTCTGGTGCTCGTAGGCAGTAGCACGGCGGTTGATGGCCTTTACGTACTCAGGATCCATGTTGATAGCGGCAGTGGTGTCCTCGATAACCTGGTCCCATTCGCTCATTGCGCTGTGGCAGGCTGCCCGGTTGGAGTAGAAGACAGGGTCGGCCTTGCAGAGAATGGCTTTAGAGTAGAGGTCGATAGCCTTGTTATATGACTTATCGCCATAGGCCTTGTTGCCAGCCTGCTTCAGCTTGGCGGCATACTCTTCACGCTGTTCTTGGGTGAGGCTGGAGACAGTTTCTTCGTCGACCTCGGGCAGCTCGGGCTCGCTCTcggcagaggcagaggcaggCTTGGGTTGAGAGGGGCCACTTGAGGGCACTTCCTTATCAGCTTTGCGATCGGCTTCCTTTcgctttctcctctccttcttgctCAACTTTGGTGTTGTGTCTTTGCCGCTCTGCAGTTTCCAATTGGAAGTTAGTCAAGGTTTGTTCATTATTAGTGCAGTGATATCCGACGCAGAGCCGCAAGATGCCCGCAGAAATATCCGACATCATCAAAATGGAGACAGTGGCAATTGCACATACGTTGTCATTGAGGTAGTAAATAACACCGGCACCTGTCACAGCAATACCAACACCTGCAATGGTGTAGACGACAGTCTTGTTCTCAGAGGCCCAATGTGTTAACCGCTCCCAGAGGCCAGAGGAAGAGTCGACAGGTACGTAGGTTGGCTGGCCTGGAGCCATTGATGGAATTGGACCCGACATTGCGAAGTCTATGTGTTATTGAAGGGGATCGGCGTAGCGGGGGGCGAGTAGAAGTGAAGCCGTCGATGCGGGATTGAAGGGAGTCGGGAAGCCGATGATGTATGGGCGCGGATCGGAGCAGTATCACAAAACCAGAACCAGATCACAGTTGGTAGCTTCGGCGGCTGGGCTGGGCACGCGCAGAAAAAGCTGACGGCTCTGTTTGAAATTTGGCGCGAACAGTGGAGGTTCGCGGGCCGGATCCACTGAAAGTTTTTCCGATCAGCACCAACTTTAGGTAGTGAATTTGGATATGGATGCCCACCTCAGACCTGCCCGAGTGAGGTTCCTACTTCGTAGCGACGCTATGTGTTTGGTGACGTCCTTCCACCCCCATGCCTGAGGCACTTCGACGGCAGGCTAAGTGGTCTCGGTACCTTGCCTATGGACTCAGCTGGGCACTtcttaccttacctatccTTACATGAACTACAAACTACTACCTTGGTACTTCAGCAGGTATAACAACTTGAGATTCATGATATACAAGTCGGATGTGTTCTCAATCCCTAGCGGTTAACAGACTGACCCAATGGTTCTGATCTCCCCACGACCCCCtgtcatgatgttgatggttggCGGTCTGCCGATTTCTGCGAATTATGAGGTGACATGTTGCAGGGATTCTTTCGTGATTCGGCACTCTCCTACATGAGATCGATCTTGAAAGTCCTTGCACGATAGAAATACGGGGGATAAATATACACGTGCATGCTGAAGTAGGCATGGATGAATGGATAATGCTTGGCTCTTGAATGCAAGTCTTCGTCAAAACAGTCCCTTACCAAAATTTGTGATATGCAACATCCATATCATGATTGGCTCTGGTACATTGACAAAGCCTTGTGCCTAATAATAATTCCCCGGCTCAGCCCTGGAGAGAGCGGCTTCTACATCGAAGGGCAATCAATTCGACATCTCGTCCATGGAGATGGGGAGACATTGATAGTCGCCAGAAACCTCGCTTGCTCTACTGTGCTGTTTCTGTTCAATACGGATTTCATATTACTAATTCCGCCCTACTTCCTCACCTCTAGTAGTAGGTTTTAATGTTACCACTTTGGCCATGCAACCCAGGACAACTTCCTTTCAAAACTTAAGTGTCAT
Proteins encoded in this region:
- a CDS encoding hypothetical protein (At least one base has a quality score < 10) is translated as MSYDQYNQNPYQQGSAQDNSYGYGQANPYAQEAPAHSNDQYEMQDYSQQATATSSSLSQQEFLNRVQKLRDEIKGLTNDVDYIGQLHQRTLSSTDGSANHDLEQYVSQTQIRNTAIKDGIKGLERDLAKTNDSSRTTKNTQLQSLKTFFKSELDKYQSIERDYQQRYRDQIARQYRIVNPDASEQEVQEAANADWGNEGVFQTALRTNRTGHASSVLGNVRARHSELQRIEQTLSELAILYQELATIVEQQEPVIQAAETNAINTVDHMEKGNEQVEVAKKHAANRRKLKWWCALVVLLIIIAIAVGVGVGVSVANNK
- a CDS encoding mitochondrial import receptor subunit tom-70 encodes the protein MSGPIPSMAPGQPTYVPVDSSSGLWERLTHWASENKTVVYTIAGVGIAVTGAGVIYYLNDNSGKDTTPKLSKKERRKRKEADRKADKEVPSSGPSQPKPASASAESEPELPEVDEETVSSLTQEQREEYAAKLKQAGNKAYGDKSYNKAIDLYSKAILCKADPVFYSNRAACHSAMSEWDQVIEDTTAAINMDPEYVKAINRRATAYEHQKKYSEALLDFTASCIIDNFKSESTAQAVERLLKTFAEQKAKEMMASRPPKLPSPIFVGNYLQSFRPKPRPEGLEDSEELDPDTGKGQVQIGLQALEKKTGDGYEEARQAFEKALELGDLGEHEALAYNMRGTFRTLLGNHAEATQDFDKSIELDPTMTQSYIKRASISLELGEPDKAEAEFAKALEQDKNDPDVYYHRAQAHFIKGDLADAQKDYQKSIDLDKDFIFSHIQLGVTQYKMGSIASSMATFRRCIKNFPKVPDVYNYYGELLLDQGNFSEAVEKFDTAMEMEKQTKPMSMNVLPLINKALALFQWKQDFKEAEALCQKALIIDPECDIAVATMAQLLLQQNNVPAALKYFERAAELARTEAEIVNALSYAEATRTQVQVTEKYPKLAAKLAGGAGPGGLRMGPQ